From the Lathyrus oleraceus cultivar Zhongwan6 chromosome 4, CAAS_Psat_ZW6_1.0, whole genome shotgun sequence genome, one window contains:
- the LOC127138614 gene encoding uncharacterized protein LOC127138614, whose product MLFYIMIEAIHNFPMGSKPDFDHMMSSSIFLLYCLLTFSLYSISQHTSHGNSLDFTPARKLSMSSPGHDHKYHETQVADERMESSPANADFTTLEITSNSYSPHDLVYHTDYHGVTTHPTPKHPKP is encoded by the exons ATGCTCTTCTATATAATGATTGAAGCAATCCACAACTTCCCTATGGGTAGCAAACCTGATTTTGATCACATGATGAGTTCTTCAATCTTTCTTCTATACTGCCTTCTCACGTTCTCTTTGTATTCCATCTCCCAACACACAAGCCACGGTAATTCTCTAGACTTCACACCAGCGAGGAAATTAAGCATGTCATCCCCTGGCCATGACCACAAATATCATGAAACTCAG GTAGCAGATGAGAGAATGGAAAGTTCCCCTGCCAATGCAGATTTCACAACACTAGAAATTACCAGCAACAGTTACAGTCCTCATGATCTTGTCTATCATACAGATTACCATGGAGTAACAACTCATCCAACTCCTAAACATCCAAAACCATAG
- the LOC127138613 gene encoding uncharacterized protein LOC127138613 yields the protein MKKHAVAPFAKKKRKRSCSISQFSDLKTLFALLLASLSNQPQTTLPVINKCLFKFHNSLLLSKSSVKPILALLPTLLSSSHSKIARAAANIIGAASLVSLEINEEIASDSQTVKRLISLLESSDRNVVFSACNAVLDLSITTFAQQQLLSFSALHRLMFVFLQIFKRLESVCLWSEGNESFQSLKIGFREDKLSSALLNTITVLINACDLKQLHNIPKSLSEAILSRLKEIRANASHNLLIKGAVKSNDEVHVCTSHIGVSVLAESIFRLSIYASQLTVSLPFEVVQRGLFGTSDTSFEDFMSNYWEVSPFLLTRTLEDLKVNDIFNTFIQSLNWNGSVPSLLHSTLQGLVSCFPIASEEQNILNFLNEVKDRLGCPIIYQQDIRVVKTESQSRKETHYFQDFHPDCLKEPLYLTTEDVLKCEQAYKEGYTVALRGLEFRYPSIAAIADTLALMFGQPSVGANLYLTPPNSQGLARHFDDHCVFVCQIFGSKKWTVYSRPGQLLPRLYGNLCGSDVDCTKAGRSEFFLREGDVLYIPRGFPHEACTNYGVNDGSPGFSLHLTLSIEVEPPFEWEGVVHFALHCWSENWKRPCCDAINSLSQKLVLVSVDLLHVAIGIISTSDPSFRKACLTAAVSLPGDVYNKLIQNQRKTFFDLIDKIRNECKFSEVLSNVEVAIQKNKDPFEQIRWLWVLSMKNEANNGYTDKSFIIEDLCSLCAKHKDKLESAFLKVKSRFCSEVVFDDIVTSNMILLQKYKKTRRQYINGMLSLHDKL from the exons ATGAAGAAGCATGCAGTTGCACCTTTCGCGAAGAAGAAAAGAAAACGCTCTTGTTCCATCTCTCAATTCTCCGATCTCAAAACCCTATTCGCTTTGTTACTCGCATCGCTCTCAAACCAACCCCAAACCACTCTTCCCGTCATCAACAAATGCTTATTCAAATTTCACAATTCTCTTCTCCTCTCCAAATCCTCCGTCAAACCCATCCTCGCCCTACTTCCAACACTCCTCTCTTCATCACACTCCAAAATCGCACGCGCCGCCGCTAATATCATCGGCGCTGCCTCACTCGTTTCCCTCGAAATCAATGAGGAAATCGCTTCCGATTCACAAACCGTTAAGAGATTAATCTCTCTGTTGGAAAGTTCCGATAGAAATGTTGTGTTCTCTGCTTGCAATGCCGTGTTGGATTTGTCTATCACCACCTTCGCTCAGCAGCAACTTCTCAGTTTCTCTGCATTGCACAGACTAAT GTTTGTGTTTCTTCAGATTTTTAAGCGTCTGGAATCTGTCTGTTTATGGTCTGAGGGAAATGAAAGTTTTCAGTCTCTTAAGATTGGGTTTAGGGAGGATAAACTATCAAGTGCTTTACTCAATACAATTACTGTTCTTATCAATgcctgtgatcttaaacaactACACAATATCCCAAAAAGCCTTTCTGAAGCTATCCTGAGCCGCCTAAAAGAGATAAGGGCAAATGCTAGTCATAATTTGTTAATAAAAGGTGCTGTGAAATCTAATGATGAAGTACATGTTTGTACGAGTCACATTGGAGTAAGTGTTCTTGCCGAAAGCATCTTTAGGCTTTCCATTTATGCCTCCCAACTTACTGTCTCCTTGCCATTTGAAGTGGTCCAAAGAGGTCTTTTTGGTACAAGTGATACTAGTTTTGAAGATTTTATGTCAAATTATTGGGAAGTTTCGCCTTTTCTTCTAACAAGGACATTGGAGGATCTCAAAGTAAATGATATTTTTAACACATTTATTCAATCTTTGAACTGGAATGGGAGTGTTCCTTCCCTCCTTCATTCAACTCTGCAAGGTCTTGTGTCTTGTTTTCCTATTGCTTCAGAGGAGCAAAACATCCTCAATTTTCTGAATGAGGTGAAAGATAGACTTGGTTGTCCTATAATCTATCAGCAGGATATCCGAGTTGTAAAAACCGAGAGCCAATCGAGAAAAGAGACACATTACTTTCAGGACTTTCATCCGGACTGCCTTAAGGAACCTCTGTATTTAACTACTGAAGATGTCTTAAAGTGTGAGCAAGCTTATAAAGAGGGTTATACAGTTGCTCTGCGTGGTCTGGAATTTCGGTATCCGAGTATTGCTGCTATTGCCGATACATTAGCACTTATGTTTGGCCAACCTTCAGTAGGTGCCAATTTGTACTTAACACCACCTAATTCTCAAGGTTTGGCGCGTCACTTTGATGATCACTGTGTATTTGTCTGCCAAATTTTTGGCTCGAAGAAGTGGACCGTGTATTCTCGACCTGGTCAGCTGTTACCCCGCTTATATGGTAATCTCTGTGGTTCTGATGTTGATTGTACAAAAGCTGGTAGAAGCGAGTTCTTTCTCAGGGAGGGTGATGTATTGTATATTCCAAGAGGTTTTCCACACGAGGCCTGTACAAATTATGGTGTTAATGATGGTTCTCCTGGATTTTCGTTGCACCTTACACTCAGTATTGAGGTTGAACCTCCTTTTGA GTGGGAAGGAGTAGTTCATTTTGCTCTTCATTGCTGGAGTGAAAACTGGAAAAGACCATGTTGTGATGCCATTAACTCTCTGTCTCAAAAACTCGTTCTCGTCTCTGTGGATCTTTTACATGTTGCCATTGGGATTATTAGCACTTCTGATCCTAGTTTCCGGAAAGCATGCTTGACTGCTGCAGTTTCCTTGCCGGGGGATGTCTATAATAAACTTATCCAGAATCAGAGAAAAACTTTTTTCGACTTGATCGATAAAATACGTAATGAATGTAAGTTCTCAGAAGTGCTGAGCAACGTAGAGGTTGCAATTCAGAAAAATAAAGATCCATTTGAGCAAATCCGATGGCTTTGGGTTCTTAGTATGAAAAATGAGGCCAACAATGGATACACGGATAAATCTTTCATTATTGAAGATCTATGCTCCTTGTGTGCCAAACACAAGGACAAGTTAGAGTCTGCTTTTCTGAAAGTGAAGTCTAGGTTTTGTAGCGAGGTGGTATTTGACGATATTGTAACTAGTAACATGATACTTCTTCAGAAGTATAAAAAGACAAGAAGGCAATATATTAATGGGATGCTTTCACTTCATGATAAATTATAA